Within the Zea mays cultivar B73 chromosome 10, Zm-B73-REFERENCE-NAM-5.0, whole genome shotgun sequence genome, the region CATCAGATCCATCATACTTACCGTTCTCAGTGATGTAGATAGGTGGGTTTCCATATTTGTTCTTCATGATCATAAGGATATCCTTTAGGCCTTCTGGGTATAAGTAGATCCACGGATTTCCCATCTGCAAATTGTAGCGAATATTATTCACTAGTTAACAACATGCATATTTCCACAAAAAAGTAAAGATTTGTTCTGCTTTACTGCCAACACAAAACATTTGCTACTCAACACGTATAATTTCATCCATGAGCAAACATTCTTCTGTGCTTATATTTTTGGATGAATTTTTTACACCAATCACTTTAAACATAAATTAGAATAATGTGAACAAATTCATATAGTGTTGGAAAGATATACGTACAGGAGGACCAATGGGTTTCCCGTCAGGCCCATACGCTGGCAGAAGAATAAAAGTGCCAGATTAGTATAAGAACATAAAAAACAACTAATGGAACTGCAGAAGCACTAAGGTTATTAGTCCTCAACTATAGTTCCTTACTTTCTTGACTAGCGTAGGCGTCGTCAGTGTTGAGAACAGGCGAGTATTTTGGTGAGATGTCGATATGTTTGGAGAATATTGAGGTGTAGTAGTTTATTCCCAACATGTTATAGGATCCCACAAGCTTCTCTTGCTGTTTGTCACTGAAGAAGGGTAGTCGTTCCCTCGCTAACGATCTCATTGAGAAGGGGTAGTCACCACGAACCACAGGCTCCAAGAACCATCCTAGGTTAATGTCCATGGACCTTTCTTTGGCCTGTTCATCTAGAAATGATGTTCCGTATGGCACACGACCCATTACATCAAATGCAAGACCTATGCGGCCGTTCTCGCCCTGCAACTCATTTATTAGTATTGAAGCATATATCGTATCGCTGCCTATTAATTTTTAGAAATTCGTGTTTAGGAGTCCTTTGTGTAATATGTACCTTGTAATACTTGTTGTAAAGATCAACAGCCTCAGCGTGGGCTAGAAGAATGTTGTGGCCAGCAATGTAAGGTTCGACGAGTGAATTCCCAGTTGGGATGGCACAGTCTAGTCCCGGTGAGCATCGTCCTGGGGCAAAGACCCCGGTTCCATAGGAAAATGAAGTAAATGTCTGGGGCTCATTAAAGGTCAACCAATTCTTCACCTTGTCACCAAAGTTGTCGAAGCACACCTTAGCGAAGTTTTTGTAATCATTTCTGAAAAATTGTGAAACCGAGTGATGTGTTATATGCTAGTTAGTTGACACTTCCATGAATGACAATAGAACAAGGTTTGTAATTTGCATAGATATTTTTTTTAACATTGGCCACACATGATCATTGTCCAAAATGTATGTAACAATATTTTTTTAATTTTGTTTGTGGACGAAATAAGAGCAACTAGACTAAATAATGATAGATAGGAAAAATATCATTTGAACTCGGTGTGTACTACTTACACAATCCTCTTATGAGTCTTATCTAAGAATCCGCCGTACTTCTCTTCTAGTGCTTGAGGGACATCCCAGTGGAAAATTGTTACATATGGCTCTATGCCTGTGTTGTGATGAATAAAGAATGATTTGTTCAAACCTTTGAACACTAGATTATGACTTTCCATAAACAACGAAGCTAAGAAAAATGGGGTTTTACCATTCTCTAGCAACAAGTTGATGAGCCTTTTGTAGTAATCGATGCCATCCTGGTTAATACCTCCTTCGACCGTTCCCTCTGAAAGACGTTATGCTGAAATTAGCATCATCATTAACAAGCCAACAACTCTGCATGCATCTTAGGTGTAGGGATCATTTTACTGTTCATCCGTTTCTAACTTATTCACCGTAGGAGACATATTCAGTTATTTTACTATATATATACTTACTAGGCAGTATTCTAGGCCAAGAGATAGAGAACCTATATGCGTCCATGCCCATTTCCTTCAGCAATCTGACATCCGTCTGCACATTGAAAAATATTGTTTAGTTagaagtgtatatatatatatatatatatatatatatatatatatatatatatatatattaacatTTTTTTGCCAGAAAATGATCTCCACAATACAAAATATATAATTTTATAACCATATTTACATGTTTAACGGTGTTAACTGCAAACAAACACTATGTCAGCTTGTTACCCAAATTTTCATCTTATTCCAAAAAATTATAAAAGGGCGACATTCCTTTTTCCCAACGGAGATCCCAACTTTTAGCTTACCATAAGCAGGCGTAGAAAACAGTTCCTGCGCAAGGAAATAATTCATTTGCCGCCTATTTTTAATTTGAATACTGTGAACCCCTTTGTATTTGATTTTGCAGTTTGGTAATAAATTAATAACATAATCTTTAAAACTTTCAAAAAAAGTTTTACAGCCTGGGCCCGCTCACCAGTCTCCTCAACTTCCTTTTTGTTCCTTTTCCTGCATGCAAACGCGAGGCAAAGTAGGTCGAGCACGCGGCGGGGCTCCTGTGCGCACGGGAGCGGGCCACCAGCGGGTGCCACTGCCACCACTGGCGGTGCGCTTGTAGCCGGGATCCAGGCCAGCGCGTACGGTTGCCCTCGCCGCCGGCACGATCGAGCGAGCACGGGGGACAGCAGGGGCGAGCTCGCGGCTAGCCGGGGCCGGCATGGACGAGCGCGGGTTGGCTGTTACGAGCTCGACGGGCCGGGGGCTGGGGGTGGCATGCAGCTGGCCGGTGCCGGGGAGCGAGTACCGAGAGCCGGCGCGTGCAGCAGCACAACACTATCTCACATGTGTCTCCGAATTCCTATGGGAATATAAATGGTGGCATCTGAGTACTTACTTTGTACATA harbors:
- the LOC732807 gene encoding 4-hydroxy-7-methoxy-3-oxo-3,4-dihydro-2H-1,4-benzoxazin-2-yl glucoside beta-D-glucosidase 2, chloroplastic; translated protein: MAPLLAAAMNHAAHPVLRSHLGPNNESFSRHHLSSSPQSSKRRFNLSFTPRSARVGNQNGVQLLSPSEIPRRDWFPSDFIFGAATSAYQIEGAWNEDGKGESNWDHFCHNFPERIMDGSNADIGANSYHMYKTDVRLLKEMGMDAYRFSISWPRILPKGTVEGGINQDGIDYYKRLINLLLENGIEPYVTIFHWDVPQALEEKYGGFLDKTHKRIVNDYKNFAKVCFDNFGDKVKNWLTFNEPQTFTSFSYGTGVFAPGRCSPGLDCAIPTGNSLVEPYIAGHNILLAHAEAVDLYNKYYKGENGRIGLAFDVMGRVPYGTSFLDEQAKERSMDINLGWFLEPVVRGDYPFSMRSLARERLPFFSDKQQEKLVGSYNMLGINYYTSIFSKHIDISPKYSPVLNTDDAYASQETYGPDGKPIGPPMGNPWIYLYPEGLKDILMIMKNKYGNPPIYITENGIGDVDTKEKPLPMEAALNDYKRLDYIQRHISTLKESIDLGANVHGYFAWSLLDNFEWYAGYTERYGIVYVDRKNNYTRYMKESAKWLKEFNTAKKPSKKIITPA